A single region of the Xiphias gladius isolate SHS-SW01 ecotype Sanya breed wild chromosome 17, ASM1685928v1, whole genome shotgun sequence genome encodes:
- the LOC120803170 gene encoding arf-GAP with Rho-GAP domain, ANK repeat and PH domain-containing protein 1 isoform X4, with the protein MSTLDQTAGVTLSLVEGAAKPTDEVLTPSPHTIGGENPYVTVLACWEAEEADSESSNEEENTGVSPAPSGADGPMEGDPAFVSTTNTNNIPTSPPGRIMPTRPAPPPPCPPGHSEKPGKPVKQKIPRVATIRVSRKKRGSGSSAPQSAVVRSSWLDVWKGFRHNVLWATLDGQLMSLWKKRTDRFSEVLFHVSSITNVKKQDKRRFSIYFRKKHYDFMAHSDEVQDGWVTSLLASRGQPSPTPAELHGQITIKDPRSRAYAAIWGHNLWIYPNREGYQLGIASFSVPLNVATVKSTGKHSFTLITPYKNFNLSVDSAKDLSIWMDSLSSSIRSALSCSQVTMRLWENPTNKVCGDCGSANPDWASVNLLLVICQACAGQHRALGSNLSKVRSLKMDSKVWTEPLIQLFVTYGNWLANQVWAAAVPAAEQLLPESSNEERSKFIQDKYSKGRYRRAHSLTSSPSLMIQRLREVVCSDSIEETMSLICSGAKVCQVDPQSPSPILLAERAGQALQTELLRLNEYTECPTHQPQSANRRPDSAPSGEEEEELHGKLEEDRFLFSLENDSAACDVLDLREVRSVFLKDGPAHQFEMVTLSDQLICAADDKDSLLTHLVHILKVILPGGVSYAEVGQASAVSKVCVVEVGRASSQSDAWLLLWEDGVSVHPVHRYSQQALSMELSTIIHYEMVPSENIITMVTGDRSVSLRFKEQRSCHSWFNHLQRALTNQSLAPSFHPAANQSSARQSVYPVMDLGSRGLVPPGIERCISHITAHGLKVEGVYRRCGLAAKVNQLVEALMTSPSSAPLESDEQGVLDAGSALKQYVRRKQSLIPNTEPWLQAAVISDERSRFKAYRRLLQQLPDNNRATLSALFGHFYMVQVFSKVNKMSAQNLALVLVPSLFQTLNQDLLRLTREFIIHHTLLFLTTEGQEKEEEDEHITVL; encoded by the exons ATGTCAACTTTAGACCAGACTGCCGGAGTCACATTATCTCTAGTAGAGGGAGCTGCAAAGCCCACAGATGAAG TTTTAACTCCGTCTCCTCACACCATCGGAGGCGAAAACCCTTATGTCACAGTGTTGGCTTGTTGGGAAGCTGAGGAAGCTGACTCTGAGTCATCCAATGAGGAGGAAAATACAGGAGTTAGCCCTGCCCCCTCTGGAGCTGATGGACCAATGGAAGGAGATCCTGCTTTCGTCTCGACTACAAATACTAACAA TATTCCAACCAGTCCTCCAGGTCGTATCATGCCCACTAGACCAGCCCCGCCCCCTCCTTGTCCTCCTGGCCATTCAGAAAAGCCAGGAAAACCTGTGAAGCAGAAGATCCCGag AGTCGCCACTATTCGAGTGTCGAGGAAGAAGAGGGGCAGCGGGAGTTCAGCTCCACAGAGCGCCGTGGTCCGATCCAGCTGGCTGGATGTCTGGAAGGGCTTCAG ACATAATGTTTTATGGGCGACATTGGACGGACAGCTGATGTCTCTTTGGAAAAAACGCACA GACCGATTCAGTGAGGTGTTGTTTCATGTCTCCAGTATCACCAATGtgaagaaacaagacaaaagaaGATTCTCTATTTACTTCAGGAAGAAACATTATGACTTCATGGCTCATAGTGATG AGGTTCAGGATGGTTGGGTCACATCTCTGCTGGCTTCCCGAGGCCAGCCAAGCCCCACCCCTGCTGAACTGCACGGACAAATCACCATCAAGGACCCACGGAGCCGTGCCTACGCTGCCATCTGGGGTCACAACCTCTGGATTTACCCCAACAGAGAGGGCTATCAGCTGGGTATCGCCTCCTTCTCTGTCCCCCTGAACGTGGCCACTGTCAAATCTACAGGAAAACACTCGTTTACCCTCATCACTCCATACAAGAACTTTAA CCTATCTGTAGATTCAGCAAAGGATCTGTCCATCTGGATGGACAGTCTTTCCTCATCTATCCGCAGCGCTCTGTCCTGCAGCCAGGTGACAATGCGTCTCTGGGAAAACCCCACCAACAAGGTGTGTGGTGACTGCGGCTCGGCAAATCCTGACTGGGCCTCAGTCAACCTACTACTGGTCATCTGTCAGGCCTGTGCAG GTCAGCATCGAGCTCTTGGCAGCAACCTGTCGAAGGTACGCAGTCTTAAGATGGACAGCAAGGTCTGGACTGAGCCACTCATACAG CTGTTTGTTACCTACGGTAACTGGCTGGCAAATCAGGTGTGGGCTGCAGCAGTGCCAGCGGCAGAGCAGCTGCTTCCTGAGTCATCTAATGAGGAAAGGTCAAAGTTCATCCAGGATAAATACAGCAAAGGGCGCTACAGACGAGCCCACTCTCTGAcgtcctctccctctctgatgATCCAG aggCTACGTGAGGTGGTCTGTAGTGACAGCATAGAAGAAACGATGTCTCTGATCTGCTCAGGAGCAAAG GTGTGTCAGGTAGACCCTCAGAGTCCCTCCCCCATCCTTCTGGCTGAGAGGGCAGGTCAGGCTCTGCAGACTGAGCTGCTCCGACTCAACGAGTATACAG aGTGCCCAACTCATCAGCCTCAGTCAGCCAATAGGAGACCTGACTCTGCCCCCTCCG gtgaagaagaggaggagcttCATGGTAAATTGGAGGAAGAtcgttttctcttttcattagAAAATGATTCAGCAGCGTGTGATGTCCTCGACCTGCGAGAAGTTCGCTCTGTCTTCCTCAAAGATGG ACCGGCTCATCAGTTTGAGATGGTGACATTGAGTGATCAGCTGATCTGTGCTGCTGATGATAAGGACAGTCTGCTTACTCACCTGGTTCATATACTGAAG GTGATTCTTCCAGGAGGCGTGTCTTATGCAGAGGTGGGCCAGGCTTCTGCAGTCAGTAAAGTATGTGTGGTAGAAGTGGGCAGAGCCTCAAGTCAATCTGATGCCTGGTTGTTACTGTGGGAGGATGGGGTTAGTGTTCACCCCGTCCACAGATACTCACAACAGGCTCTGAGTATGGAACTTAGCACGATCATTCACTACG AAATGGTGCCATCTGAAAACATCATCACTATGGTAACCGGAGACAG GAGTGTGTCTTTGCGTTTCAAGGAGCAGCGCAGTTGTCATTCCTGGTTCAACCACCTGCAGAGAGctttgaccaatcagagcttaGCTCCAAGCTTCCATcctgcagccaatcagagctcagCTCGTCAGTCAGTGTACCCGGTGATGGATTTGGGATCAAGAGGTTTGGTACCACCTGGCATCGAACGCTGCATCTCCCACATCACAGCCCACG gttTGAAGGTGGAGGGCGTGTACCGCCGTTGTGGCCTCGCTGCCAAAGTGAACCAATTGGTGGAGGCTCTCATGACATCACCAAGCTCTGCTCCCCTGGAGAGTGATGAGCAGGGTGTATTAGATGCTGGCTCTGCCCTCAAACAGTATGTCCGCCGGAAGCAGAGTTTAATACCCAACACAGAGCCTTGGCTGCAGGCCGCAG tgattTCAGATGAACGCTCCAGGTTTAAAGCATACCGACGGCTACTACAGCAACTTCCTGACAACAACCGAGCTACACTGAGTGCTCTGTTTGGACACTTCTACAt GGTCCAGGTGTTTTCTAAGGTGAACAAGATGTCAGCTCAGAATCTGGCTCTGGTTCTGGTCCCATCTCTCTTTCAGACTCTGAACCAGGATCTGCTCAGACTCACCAGAGAGTTCATCATCCACCACACACTACTGTTTCTG ACAACAGAGGgacaggagaaagaggaggaggatgaacaCATCACTGTCTTATGA
- the LOC120803170 gene encoding arf-GAP with Rho-GAP domain, ANK repeat and PH domain-containing protein 1 isoform X1, whose amino-acid sequence MTPPPPPPPVPKPRARYMRDSLSYASSLDGDLTDENPAFSNDVNLSTDENGHLPPSAGSDRGVIIPTLAGVADIIATNIPSLAVVAAAIGGSAPSAPPAPHSIDSLANSITTHVPSLAGFASAVANPAAATLNPTSSTTPVPAANTDASNFDSIVSSLANIPSLGGIVSGVAYPAISNNSSAPPPSAGKPPPPLLPRIGVSGDPHTDVGALSQLVMSTLDQTAGVTLSLVEGAAKPTDEVLTPSPHTIGGENPYVTVLACWEAEEADSESSNEEENTGVSPAPSGADGPMEGDPAFVSTTNTNNIPTSPPGRIMPTRPAPPPPCPPGHSEKPGKPVKQKIPRVATIRVSRKKRGSGSSAPQSAVVRSSWLDVWKGFRHNVLWATLDGQLMSLWKKRTDRFSEVLFHVSSITNVKKQDKRRFSIYFRKKHYDFMAHSDEVQDGWVTSLLASRGQPSPTPAELHGQITIKDPRSRAYAAIWGHNLWIYPNREGYQLGIASFSVPLNVATVKSTGKHSFTLITPYKNFNLSVDSAKDLSIWMDSLSSSIRSALSCSQVTMRLWENPTNKVCGDCGSANPDWASVNLLLVICQACAGQHRALGSNLSKVRSLKMDSKVWTEPLIQLFVTYGNWLANQVWAAAVPAAEQLLPESSNEERSKFIQDKYSKGRYRRAHSLTSSPSLMIQRLREVVCSDSIEETMSLICSGAKVCQVDPQSPSPILLAERAGQALQTELLRLNEYTECPTHQPQSANRRPDSAPSGEEEEELHGKLEEDRFLFSLENDSAACDVLDLREVRSVFLKDGPAHQFEMVTLSDQLICAADDKDSLLTHLVHILKVILPGGVSYAEVGQASAVSKVCVVEVGRASSQSDAWLLLWEDGVSVHPVHRYSQQALSMELSTIIHYEMVPSENIITMVTGDRSVSLRFKEQRSCHSWFNHLQRALTNQSLAPSFHPAANQSSARQSVYPVMDLGSRGLVPPGIERCISHITAHGLKVEGVYRRCGLAAKVNQLVEALMTSPSSAPLESDEQGVLDAGSALKQYVRRKQSLIPNTEPWLQAAVISDERSRFKAYRRLLQQLPDNNRATLSALFGHFYMVQVFSKVNKMSAQNLALVLVPSLFQTLNQDLLRLTREFIIHHTLLFLTTEGQEKEEEDEHITVL is encoded by the exons atgactcctcctcctcctcctcctcctgtcccgAAGCCTCGAGCTCGTTACATGAGAGACAGTCTGAGCTACGCCTCCTCTTTGGATGG AGATTTGACTGATGAAAATCCAGCTTTTTCTAATGATGTTAACCTGAgcacag atGAAAATGGTCATCTTCCTCCTTCCGCTGGTTCGGATCGTGGTGTCATCATCCCGACTCTGGCTGGTGTTGCTGACATCATTGCTACCAACATTCCATCATTGGCTGTAGTTGCTGCCGCCATCGGAGGCTCCGCCCCCTCCGCCCCCCCTGCCCCCCACTCCATAGACAGCCTGGCTAACAGCATCACCACCCACGTGCCTAGCTTAGCAGGCTTTGCTAGCGCTGTGGCTAACCCAGCTGCTGCTACATTAaaccccacctcctccaccacaccTGTACCTGCTGCTAACACAGATGCTTCTAACTTCGACAGCATCGTTAGCTCATTAGCTAACATACCCAGTTTAGGAGGGATTGTTAGCGGTGTGGCTTACCCTGCTATTAGCAACAACTCGTCAGCCCCGCCCCCCTCTGCtggtaaaccccccccccccctgctgcCAAGGATCGGAGTTTCCGGAGACCCTCACACCG ATGTCGGGGCGCTGTCACAGCTGGTGATGTCAACTTTAGACCAGACTGCCGGAGTCACATTATCTCTAGTAGAGGGAGCTGCAAAGCCCACAGATGAAG TTTTAACTCCGTCTCCTCACACCATCGGAGGCGAAAACCCTTATGTCACAGTGTTGGCTTGTTGGGAAGCTGAGGAAGCTGACTCTGAGTCATCCAATGAGGAGGAAAATACAGGAGTTAGCCCTGCCCCCTCTGGAGCTGATGGACCAATGGAAGGAGATCCTGCTTTCGTCTCGACTACAAATACTAACAA TATTCCAACCAGTCCTCCAGGTCGTATCATGCCCACTAGACCAGCCCCGCCCCCTCCTTGTCCTCCTGGCCATTCAGAAAAGCCAGGAAAACCTGTGAAGCAGAAGATCCCGag AGTCGCCACTATTCGAGTGTCGAGGAAGAAGAGGGGCAGCGGGAGTTCAGCTCCACAGAGCGCCGTGGTCCGATCCAGCTGGCTGGATGTCTGGAAGGGCTTCAG ACATAATGTTTTATGGGCGACATTGGACGGACAGCTGATGTCTCTTTGGAAAAAACGCACA GACCGATTCAGTGAGGTGTTGTTTCATGTCTCCAGTATCACCAATGtgaagaaacaagacaaaagaaGATTCTCTATTTACTTCAGGAAGAAACATTATGACTTCATGGCTCATAGTGATG AGGTTCAGGATGGTTGGGTCACATCTCTGCTGGCTTCCCGAGGCCAGCCAAGCCCCACCCCTGCTGAACTGCACGGACAAATCACCATCAAGGACCCACGGAGCCGTGCCTACGCTGCCATCTGGGGTCACAACCTCTGGATTTACCCCAACAGAGAGGGCTATCAGCTGGGTATCGCCTCCTTCTCTGTCCCCCTGAACGTGGCCACTGTCAAATCTACAGGAAAACACTCGTTTACCCTCATCACTCCATACAAGAACTTTAA CCTATCTGTAGATTCAGCAAAGGATCTGTCCATCTGGATGGACAGTCTTTCCTCATCTATCCGCAGCGCTCTGTCCTGCAGCCAGGTGACAATGCGTCTCTGGGAAAACCCCACCAACAAGGTGTGTGGTGACTGCGGCTCGGCAAATCCTGACTGGGCCTCAGTCAACCTACTACTGGTCATCTGTCAGGCCTGTGCAG GTCAGCATCGAGCTCTTGGCAGCAACCTGTCGAAGGTACGCAGTCTTAAGATGGACAGCAAGGTCTGGACTGAGCCACTCATACAG CTGTTTGTTACCTACGGTAACTGGCTGGCAAATCAGGTGTGGGCTGCAGCAGTGCCAGCGGCAGAGCAGCTGCTTCCTGAGTCATCTAATGAGGAAAGGTCAAAGTTCATCCAGGATAAATACAGCAAAGGGCGCTACAGACGAGCCCACTCTCTGAcgtcctctccctctctgatgATCCAG aggCTACGTGAGGTGGTCTGTAGTGACAGCATAGAAGAAACGATGTCTCTGATCTGCTCAGGAGCAAAG GTGTGTCAGGTAGACCCTCAGAGTCCCTCCCCCATCCTTCTGGCTGAGAGGGCAGGTCAGGCTCTGCAGACTGAGCTGCTCCGACTCAACGAGTATACAG aGTGCCCAACTCATCAGCCTCAGTCAGCCAATAGGAGACCTGACTCTGCCCCCTCCG gtgaagaagaggaggagcttCATGGTAAATTGGAGGAAGAtcgttttctcttttcattagAAAATGATTCAGCAGCGTGTGATGTCCTCGACCTGCGAGAAGTTCGCTCTGTCTTCCTCAAAGATGG ACCGGCTCATCAGTTTGAGATGGTGACATTGAGTGATCAGCTGATCTGTGCTGCTGATGATAAGGACAGTCTGCTTACTCACCTGGTTCATATACTGAAG GTGATTCTTCCAGGAGGCGTGTCTTATGCAGAGGTGGGCCAGGCTTCTGCAGTCAGTAAAGTATGTGTGGTAGAAGTGGGCAGAGCCTCAAGTCAATCTGATGCCTGGTTGTTACTGTGGGAGGATGGGGTTAGTGTTCACCCCGTCCACAGATACTCACAACAGGCTCTGAGTATGGAACTTAGCACGATCATTCACTACG AAATGGTGCCATCTGAAAACATCATCACTATGGTAACCGGAGACAG GAGTGTGTCTTTGCGTTTCAAGGAGCAGCGCAGTTGTCATTCCTGGTTCAACCACCTGCAGAGAGctttgaccaatcagagcttaGCTCCAAGCTTCCATcctgcagccaatcagagctcagCTCGTCAGTCAGTGTACCCGGTGATGGATTTGGGATCAAGAGGTTTGGTACCACCTGGCATCGAACGCTGCATCTCCCACATCACAGCCCACG gttTGAAGGTGGAGGGCGTGTACCGCCGTTGTGGCCTCGCTGCCAAAGTGAACCAATTGGTGGAGGCTCTCATGACATCACCAAGCTCTGCTCCCCTGGAGAGTGATGAGCAGGGTGTATTAGATGCTGGCTCTGCCCTCAAACAGTATGTCCGCCGGAAGCAGAGTTTAATACCCAACACAGAGCCTTGGCTGCAGGCCGCAG tgattTCAGATGAACGCTCCAGGTTTAAAGCATACCGACGGCTACTACAGCAACTTCCTGACAACAACCGAGCTACACTGAGTGCTCTGTTTGGACACTTCTACAt GGTCCAGGTGTTTTCTAAGGTGAACAAGATGTCAGCTCAGAATCTGGCTCTGGTTCTGGTCCCATCTCTCTTTCAGACTCTGAACCAGGATCTGCTCAGACTCACCAGAGAGTTCATCATCCACCACACACTACTGTTTCTG ACAACAGAGGgacaggagaaagaggaggaggatgaacaCATCACTGTCTTATGA
- the LOC120803170 gene encoding arf-GAP with Rho-GAP domain, ANK repeat and PH domain-containing protein 1 isoform X2 — MTPPPPPPPVPKPRARYMRDSLSYASSLDGDLTDENPAFSNDVNLSTDENGHLPPSAGSDRGVIIPTLAGVADIIATNIPSLAVVAAAIGGSAPSAPPAPHSIDSLANSITTHVPSLAGFASAVANPAAATLNPTSSTTPVPAANTDASNFDSIVSSLANIPSLGGIVSGVAYPAISNNSSAPPPSAGKPPPPLLPRIGVSGDPHTDVGALSQLVMSTLDQTAGVTLSLVEGAAKPTDEVLTPSPHTIGGENPYVTVLACWEAEEADSESSNEEENTGVSPAPSGADGPMEGDPAFVSTTNTNNIPTSPPGRIMPTRPAPPPPCPPGHSEKPGKPVKQKIPRVATIRVSRKKRGSGSSAPQSAVVRSSWLDVWKGFRHNVLWATLDGQLMSLWKKRTDRFSEVLFHVSSITNVKKQDKRRFSIYFRKKHYDFMAHSDEVQDGWVTSLLASRGQPSPTPAELHGQITIKDPRSRAYAAIWGHNLWIYPNREGYQLGIASFSVPLNVATVKSTGKHSFTLITPYKNFNLSVDSAKDLSIWMDSLSSSIRSALSCSQVTMRLWENPTNKVCGDCGSANPDWASVNLLLVICQACAGQHRALGSNLSKVRSLKMDSKVWTEPLIQLFVTYGNWLANQVWAAAVPAAEQLLPESSNEERSKFIQDKYSKGRYRRAHSLTSSPSLMIQRLREVVCSDSIEETMSLICSGAKVCQVDPQSPSPILLAERAGQALQTELLRLNEYTECPTHQPQSANRRPDSAPSGEEEEELHGKLEEDRFLFSLENDSAACDVLDLREVRSVFLKDGPAHQFEMVTLSDQLICAADDKDSLLTHLVHILKVILPGGVSYAEVGQASAVSKVCVVEVGRASSQSDAWLLLWEDGVSVHPVHRYSQQALSMELSTIIHYEMVPSENIITMVTGDRSVSLRFKEQRSCHSWFNHLQRALTNQSLAPSFHPAANQSSARQSVYPVMDLGSRGLKVEGVYRRCGLAAKVNQLVEALMTSPSSAPLESDEQGVLDAGSALKQYVRRKQSLIPNTEPWLQAAVISDERSRFKAYRRLLQQLPDNNRATLSALFGHFYMVQVFSKVNKMSAQNLALVLVPSLFQTLNQDLLRLTREFIIHHTLLFLTTEGQEKEEEDEHITVL; from the exons atgactcctcctcctcctcctcctcctgtcccgAAGCCTCGAGCTCGTTACATGAGAGACAGTCTGAGCTACGCCTCCTCTTTGGATGG AGATTTGACTGATGAAAATCCAGCTTTTTCTAATGATGTTAACCTGAgcacag atGAAAATGGTCATCTTCCTCCTTCCGCTGGTTCGGATCGTGGTGTCATCATCCCGACTCTGGCTGGTGTTGCTGACATCATTGCTACCAACATTCCATCATTGGCTGTAGTTGCTGCCGCCATCGGAGGCTCCGCCCCCTCCGCCCCCCCTGCCCCCCACTCCATAGACAGCCTGGCTAACAGCATCACCACCCACGTGCCTAGCTTAGCAGGCTTTGCTAGCGCTGTGGCTAACCCAGCTGCTGCTACATTAaaccccacctcctccaccacaccTGTACCTGCTGCTAACACAGATGCTTCTAACTTCGACAGCATCGTTAGCTCATTAGCTAACATACCCAGTTTAGGAGGGATTGTTAGCGGTGTGGCTTACCCTGCTATTAGCAACAACTCGTCAGCCCCGCCCCCCTCTGCtggtaaaccccccccccccctgctgcCAAGGATCGGAGTTTCCGGAGACCCTCACACCG ATGTCGGGGCGCTGTCACAGCTGGTGATGTCAACTTTAGACCAGACTGCCGGAGTCACATTATCTCTAGTAGAGGGAGCTGCAAAGCCCACAGATGAAG TTTTAACTCCGTCTCCTCACACCATCGGAGGCGAAAACCCTTATGTCACAGTGTTGGCTTGTTGGGAAGCTGAGGAAGCTGACTCTGAGTCATCCAATGAGGAGGAAAATACAGGAGTTAGCCCTGCCCCCTCTGGAGCTGATGGACCAATGGAAGGAGATCCTGCTTTCGTCTCGACTACAAATACTAACAA TATTCCAACCAGTCCTCCAGGTCGTATCATGCCCACTAGACCAGCCCCGCCCCCTCCTTGTCCTCCTGGCCATTCAGAAAAGCCAGGAAAACCTGTGAAGCAGAAGATCCCGag AGTCGCCACTATTCGAGTGTCGAGGAAGAAGAGGGGCAGCGGGAGTTCAGCTCCACAGAGCGCCGTGGTCCGATCCAGCTGGCTGGATGTCTGGAAGGGCTTCAG ACATAATGTTTTATGGGCGACATTGGACGGACAGCTGATGTCTCTTTGGAAAAAACGCACA GACCGATTCAGTGAGGTGTTGTTTCATGTCTCCAGTATCACCAATGtgaagaaacaagacaaaagaaGATTCTCTATTTACTTCAGGAAGAAACATTATGACTTCATGGCTCATAGTGATG AGGTTCAGGATGGTTGGGTCACATCTCTGCTGGCTTCCCGAGGCCAGCCAAGCCCCACCCCTGCTGAACTGCACGGACAAATCACCATCAAGGACCCACGGAGCCGTGCCTACGCTGCCATCTGGGGTCACAACCTCTGGATTTACCCCAACAGAGAGGGCTATCAGCTGGGTATCGCCTCCTTCTCTGTCCCCCTGAACGTGGCCACTGTCAAATCTACAGGAAAACACTCGTTTACCCTCATCACTCCATACAAGAACTTTAA CCTATCTGTAGATTCAGCAAAGGATCTGTCCATCTGGATGGACAGTCTTTCCTCATCTATCCGCAGCGCTCTGTCCTGCAGCCAGGTGACAATGCGTCTCTGGGAAAACCCCACCAACAAGGTGTGTGGTGACTGCGGCTCGGCAAATCCTGACTGGGCCTCAGTCAACCTACTACTGGTCATCTGTCAGGCCTGTGCAG GTCAGCATCGAGCTCTTGGCAGCAACCTGTCGAAGGTACGCAGTCTTAAGATGGACAGCAAGGTCTGGACTGAGCCACTCATACAG CTGTTTGTTACCTACGGTAACTGGCTGGCAAATCAGGTGTGGGCTGCAGCAGTGCCAGCGGCAGAGCAGCTGCTTCCTGAGTCATCTAATGAGGAAAGGTCAAAGTTCATCCAGGATAAATACAGCAAAGGGCGCTACAGACGAGCCCACTCTCTGAcgtcctctccctctctgatgATCCAG aggCTACGTGAGGTGGTCTGTAGTGACAGCATAGAAGAAACGATGTCTCTGATCTGCTCAGGAGCAAAG GTGTGTCAGGTAGACCCTCAGAGTCCCTCCCCCATCCTTCTGGCTGAGAGGGCAGGTCAGGCTCTGCAGACTGAGCTGCTCCGACTCAACGAGTATACAG aGTGCCCAACTCATCAGCCTCAGTCAGCCAATAGGAGACCTGACTCTGCCCCCTCCG gtgaagaagaggaggagcttCATGGTAAATTGGAGGAAGAtcgttttctcttttcattagAAAATGATTCAGCAGCGTGTGATGTCCTCGACCTGCGAGAAGTTCGCTCTGTCTTCCTCAAAGATGG ACCGGCTCATCAGTTTGAGATGGTGACATTGAGTGATCAGCTGATCTGTGCTGCTGATGATAAGGACAGTCTGCTTACTCACCTGGTTCATATACTGAAG GTGATTCTTCCAGGAGGCGTGTCTTATGCAGAGGTGGGCCAGGCTTCTGCAGTCAGTAAAGTATGTGTGGTAGAAGTGGGCAGAGCCTCAAGTCAATCTGATGCCTGGTTGTTACTGTGGGAGGATGGGGTTAGTGTTCACCCCGTCCACAGATACTCACAACAGGCTCTGAGTATGGAACTTAGCACGATCATTCACTACG AAATGGTGCCATCTGAAAACATCATCACTATGGTAACCGGAGACAG GAGTGTGTCTTTGCGTTTCAAGGAGCAGCGCAGTTGTCATTCCTGGTTCAACCACCTGCAGAGAGctttgaccaatcagagcttaGCTCCAAGCTTCCATcctgcagccaatcagagctcagCTCGTCAGTCAGTGTACCCGGTGATGGATTTGGGATCAAGAG gttTGAAGGTGGAGGGCGTGTACCGCCGTTGTGGCCTCGCTGCCAAAGTGAACCAATTGGTGGAGGCTCTCATGACATCACCAAGCTCTGCTCCCCTGGAGAGTGATGAGCAGGGTGTATTAGATGCTGGCTCTGCCCTCAAACAGTATGTCCGCCGGAAGCAGAGTTTAATACCCAACACAGAGCCTTGGCTGCAGGCCGCAG tgattTCAGATGAACGCTCCAGGTTTAAAGCATACCGACGGCTACTACAGCAACTTCCTGACAACAACCGAGCTACACTGAGTGCTCTGTTTGGACACTTCTACAt GGTCCAGGTGTTTTCTAAGGTGAACAAGATGTCAGCTCAGAATCTGGCTCTGGTTCTGGTCCCATCTCTCTTTCAGACTCTGAACCAGGATCTGCTCAGACTCACCAGAGAGTTCATCATCCACCACACACTACTGTTTCTG ACAACAGAGGgacaggagaaagaggaggaggatgaacaCATCACTGTCTTATGA